Proteins from a genomic interval of Sander vitreus isolate 19-12246 chromosome 6, sanVit1, whole genome shotgun sequence:
- the LOC144519914 gene encoding uncharacterized protein LOC144519914, with protein MDNSTNVRKRQCSRVWEHFELLSPNKVRCLLCQQELSYVNTSTMLRHLRTKHEAAAAASNAPPSDNIQGSVNSGPSFGVKSYALAVEGAAKISDMTTCEEAPEICILKTRELLLKAQLLMSDIEELLDCCTSAGPCNQKRCRTIQQECQASIEEDGETLIIEGFRFESAVSREDWLRSQAGGRGGCQGDT; from the exons ATGGACAACAGTACAAACGTAAGGAAGCGTCAGTGTTCAAgggtgtgggaacattttgaaCTATTATCCCCGAATAAG GTTCGGTGTTTACTGTGCCAACAAGAACTGTCATACGTCAATACCTCTACAATGTTGAGGCACCTCCGTACAAAACacgaagcagcagcagcagcgtccaATGCTCCACCCAGCGACAACATTCAAGGCAGTGTTAATTCCGGTCCTTCatttg GAGTCAAATCCTATGCTTTGGCTGTTGAGGGAGCTGCAAAGATCAGTGACATGACGACATGTGAAGAGGCACCCGAGATCTGCATCTTAAAGACTCGCGAGT TGTTGTTAAAGGCTCAGCTCCTGATGTCTGATATAGAGGAACTTCTGGACTGTTGTACATCAGCAGGCCCCTGCAACCAGAAACGCTGCAGAACG ATTCAGCAGGAGTGTCAGGCCAGCATAGAGGAGGACGGAGAGACCTTGATCATAGAGGGCTTCAGGTTTGAGAGTGCGGTCAGCAGGGAGGACTGGCTGAGATCACAGGCTGGTGGAAGAGGAGGATGCCAGGGCGACACTTGA
- the LOC144519032 gene encoding uncharacterized protein LOC144519032, translated as MAERVYSANLSSQTSVVCENVWSPPLLTSTPLKPLPPKKRPRLELEEDDDEWEASIEATDPNDSTFIQSVSMTTESSTVSQASLPYDVPKYIVYENCLLELFELCPVCSSMCDVRKTIRGTFLAVDQTCHRCEFNREWKSQPFIGSTPAGNIHLSAAVYFTGASFTRMKKVFNAFGVRSMRYQAFRKHAKTYLEPAIVWKWKRAQQVELQSLSQQSKVIIGGDIRADSPGHCAKFGSYTVMNLETSTVIDIQLVQSNEVGGSYYMENEGLKRSLALLEASGVTLDCIVTDRHLQIQKYLRENSTMTSGILIRGCLRTLTNLPRKRIVRW; from the exons ATGGCGGAGCGCGTATACTCAGCGAACCTGT CTTCTCAGACAAGTGTGGTCTGTGAGAATGTGTGGTCTCCCCCACTTCTCACCTCAACACCCTTGAAGCCCCTTCCACCCAAAAAGAGGCCGCGACTGGAACTAGAGGAGGATGACGATGAATGGGAGGCCTCCATTGAGGCTACTGACCCTAATGACTCCACTTTCATTCAAAGTGTGTCAATGACAACAGAGTCATCGACTGTATC ACAAGCCTCACTACCATATGATGTACCTAAGTATATTGTATATGAAAACTGCCTCCTCGAGTTGTTTGAGTTATGTCCAGTGTGCAGCTCCATGTGTGATGTCCGGAAAACTATACGTGGGACTTTCCTTGCTGTTGATCAGACGTGCCACCGCTGTGAGTTCAACAGAGAGTGGAAGAGTCAACCGTTCATTGGAAGTACACCTGCAGGGAACATTCATCTCTCTGCGGCTGTATATTTTACAGGGGCATCTTTCACCCGAATGAAAAAG gttttcaaCGCATTTGGTGTGAGGAGCATGCGATACCAAGCTTTCCGGAAACATGCCAAAACCTATCTAGAACCTGCCATTGTTTGGAAATGGAAAAGGGCCCAGCAGGTTGAGCTTCAAAGTTTAAGCCAGCAGAGCAAGGTCATCATTGGAGGAGATATACGGGCAGATTCTCCAG GCCATTGTGCCAAATTTGGAAGCTATACTGTGATGAATCTTGAAACCAGCACAGTCATCGATATCCAACTTGTGCAG AGCAATGAGGTCGGAGGGAGTTACTACATGGAGAATGAAGGTCTGAAGCGAAGCCTTGCTCTTCTGGAGGCAAGTGGTGTCACACTGGACTGCATAGTCACAGACCGCCACCTCCAGATTCAAAAATACCTGAGAGAAAACAGTACTATGACGTCTGGCATATTGATAAGG GGATGTCTAAGAACATTGACAAACTTGCCAAGGAAAAGGATTGTGAGGTGGTAA